Within the Aeromicrobium sp. Root236 genome, the region ATCCGCGTACGGCACCGGGACGCGAGCAGACGCTGGAGCTGCTCGCGAAGGAGCTGCTCTAGAGCTCGGCGTACATCACGTGGAGACCGACCCGGCCCTGCGCCGGGTGCTCGAACGCTCCGGGGACGGTGCCGACGATCGTGAAGCCGTGGCGCTCGTAGAGCTCGACCGCTGACGTGTTGGACGCCGCGACGGCGTTGAACTGCATGCCCGCGTAGCCGAGCCCACGAGCCCAGTCGAGGGCGTCGCGGACGAGTGCTCCGCCGACGCCTTGGCCGCGGGCGTCTGCGGCGACCATGAAGCTCGCCGTCGCGACGTGGGAGCCGGGGCCCGGGCGGTTGGTGTTCATGTGCGCGGTGCCGAGGACGGCGTCGCCATCGTGCGCGACGACGGTGCGCCCGGGCGGCGGCTGCACCCAGGTGGCGTAGGCCTGCTCGGCTGTCATCGCCGGGTCGTAGGTGAACGTGTCGGCAGCGCGTACGACCTCACGCACGATCGGCCACACCTGTGCCCAGTCGTCCGTCTCGAAATCTCGCAGCTGCATGCTCAGAACCAGATGCTCAGGAACGGCGCGACGGGGGAGCGGAACAGTGTCTCGAGCTTGCCGGCGTCGCCGTGAAGGCGTCCGGCCGACTGCAGCACACGGGGCGAGGTGCCGCCGAGGTAGATCACGGCGAGGTCCTCGATCGACAGGGACACGTCGGCCGGCTCGTCGGTCGAAGTGACGGTGGCCTCGCCCGCATCGTCGACCTCGAGGGCCAACGACCCCTCGCCCGCACCGAACGGGTCCGTCACGCCCAGGACCAGGCGTCCCGGCCCTGCATAGGTGCGCGCCTCCAGCGCAGCCGGGACGTCGAGGATGCGGATCCAGAGGTGGTCGAGCTCGGCGACCTTGACGGCCCGGAAGTCCGACACCATCCAGCGCACGGGTTCGTCGACCGGCCGCAGGTGCGCCTTCACCTCGGACACGAGATCCATCTCGAGGACGAACCGCCACAGCGCGGCATAGGCGTCGTCGGTCGCCGTCACCAGGTGCAGCAGGTCGAGCCGGTGCTGGGTGAAGTCGTCGGGGTTCTGGGTCAGCGTGTAGCTGGCCCACCCCTGCATCCGGCCGTGCTCGTCGTCGTAGCGGACGTGTCGCTGCTTCTTGGCGACCTCGTCGTCGACCATCAGGCCGAGCTGGCGGTCCCAGAGGATGCCGTCGTAGGCCATCTGGCCGGGGGTGGCGAGGCGTACGCGCTCGACCAGGGCAAGGCCGGGCTCGAGGAGCTGGTCGGCGTTGACGAAGTGGACCCGCCCGGCCGGCCGCGGGCCCGTCCAGCTCGCCCGCCGGGCGTCGATCGTGAGGTCGCGCGCCAGCGCCGCCGGACCGAAGCCGAAGTGGCCGTAGATGGTCGACTCGGACACCGTCAGCGTGGCGATGGGCGCGCCGTGCGCCTGTGCCGTGCGGAGCTCGGCCTCGATGAGGGCGCGAGCGACGCCGCGCCGCCGGTGGGTGGGCGCGACCGTGACGTCGCTGATCGCCCAGGACTGGACCGCGCGGTGGCCCGGCACCGTGAGGTCTGCGGGCCAGACCATGGTCGTCGCGACCGGCTCCTCCGGCACGGGGAGGGAGTCGTCGTAGACCCCGGTGATGCGGCGGTCGGCGAAGTAGCCGTGACGCTGCTCGATCGCCGCGTCAGTCTGCAGGGGGCTGTGGAACCCGCGTGACTCGGCCCGCGCCCAGGCGGCGAACGCCGGCTTGTCGGAGATGTCGACGAGCTCGAGTCGCAGCCCTTCGGCGGCGAGCCGCTCGCGAGAGGCGGGGTCGATCGGCAGGTCGAGGTAGTCGTTGCCCATCTGCTCAGGCTATCCATGCCGGCGGACAACCTGACGCCCACCGATCCTGCGGTGTTCATCCTGTCGTCGATCGCTCGTCGGCCCGGGGCGGGATCGTCGAGTCATGTCAGACATCACGCTGCCGTCCCGCTGGTCGTTGCTGGCGCGTTTCCTCGCGGGTCCGACGCTCGTCGGGCTGGTCGTCGGATCGGTGGCCGCCGTCGTCGTGCCGCCGCGGTCCTAGTCGCTGAACGCCACTCCGGCGTCGGCCCACTCACGGTGCACCGTCGGCAGGTTGTCCGGTGACACCGCGGCGGTGAGTCGTTCGAGGACGCGCACGGCGAACCCTTCGCGGGCGGCGTCCAGAGCAGTCGCACGTACGCAGTGGTCCGTGGCGATGCCGCACACGTCGACCGCGTCGACGCCGGCAGCGCGGAGCCAGTCGGCGAGGCGTACGCCGTCGGCGGACGAGCCTTCGAAGCCGGAGTATGCGGCGGCGTACTCGCCCTTGTAGAAGATCTCGTCGAACATCGCCGGCTCGAGCGGCGGGTGGAGCTCCTCGCCCGAGGTGCCGACGACGCAGTGGCGCGGCCAGGAGTCGACGAAGTCGGGATCGTCCGAGAAGTGCGAGCCCGGATCGATGTGGTGGTCGCGGGTCGCGGCGACCGTGGCGTACGCCTTGGTGGCGAGCAGCTCGGCGACATCGGCGGCGACCTGGGCGCCACCGGCAACGGCCAGCGAGCCGCCCTCGCAGAAGTCGTTCTGCACGTCCACGACGATCAATGCTTTCATGTGCGCTCCTCGTAGACGGTGTCGATGGCCGGCTCGCCGCGCATGAGCTGCATCGCCGACTGTGGCAGCTCGGCGAGGGATGCCCGGAGCCGGCCGCGGGCGTCGTCGAGCGTCTCGTGGTGCACACGGACACCGTCGCGGACGAGCTCGACCAGCAGCGTACGGTCGTCGCCGTCGTCGACCGGGGTGAGATCGATGCCGATGACCTCTGCTTGCGCCGTGCCCCCGGTGTCGCGGCGGCGCAGCGCCGACTTGCGGCCGCCGACCGAGACCTTGTCCTTGCTCTTCTTGGCGACGGGCACCATCTCGCCGCCGGAGGCCTCGCGCGACACCAGCTTGTAGACGAAGCCGCTGGTAGGCGCCCCGGACCCCGTCACCAGGGCGGTGCCGACGCCGTAGCCGTCGACGGGTGCCGCGGCGAGGGCCGCGATGGCGTACTCGTCGAGGTCGCTCGTCACGGTGATGCGGGTCGACGTGGCGCCGAGGTCGTCGAGCTGCTTGCGGACCTCGGCGGCGAGGGCGACCAGGTCGCCCGAGTCGAGTCGTACGCCGCCCAGCTCGGGGCCGGCGACCTCGACCGCTGTGCGGATCGCCTCGGGGATGTCGTAGGTGTCGACCAGCAGCGTCGTGCCGGGACCGAGGGCGCGTACCTGAGCCTCGAACGCGTCACGCTCGGTGTCGTGCAGCAGCGTGAAGGAGTGGGCGCTGGTGCCGGTGGTCGGGATGCCGTACGTGCGACCGGCCTCGAGGTTGGAGGTCGCGGCGAACCCGGCGATGTACGCGGCTCGGGCCGAGGCGACGGCCGCCCCCTCGTGCGTGCGCCGGGAGCCCATCTCGATGCAGGGCCGGTCGCCGGCCGCGGTGATCATGCGCGCTGCGGCGGAGGCGATCGCCGAGTCGTGGTTGAGGATCGACAGGAAAATCGTCTCGAGGATCACCGACTCGGCGAACGTGCCCTCGACGATCAGCACGGGGGACTGCGGGAAGTAGAGCTCGCCCTCGGGGTAGCCCCAGATCGTCCCGCTGAACCGGTAGTCGGCGAGCCACTGGATGGTGTCCTCGTCGACGACGTCGGCCTCGCGGAGCCAGTCGAGCTCGGCGGCTCCGAACCGGAACGCCTCAAGCGCATCGAGGAGTCGCCCGACGCCGGCCACCACGCCGTACCGGCGGCCCTCCGGGAGCCTGCGCGCGAACAGCTCGAACACCGAGGGCCGGTGCGCCGTCCCGTCGCGCAGCGTCGCCTGCAGCATCGTGAGCTCGTAGCGATCGGTCAGCAGTGCCGTGGAGGCGTTCACGGTGTCCAGCCTAGGACCCCGCGATCCGTGACGACGGGCACGTGGCCGAGCGCCCTGGGCGGTGCATCTCGTGACGAATCGCGGAGTATTGCGGGTCAGACCGCCGGAGGTACGTCGTCCTCAGTCAGGCTCCGGAGCAAGGAGCGGAGCCGTTCGGCGACATCCTCCCGGTCCTCGGGATGCTCACGCCACCGCTCGAGCAGCTGCATGAGCTCGTCGCCGTGGCCGGGCTTCCAGAGATCTGGGACATCTCCGACTGTCTCCAAGACCTCCTGTGCTGCGGCGTATGGGGACAGCTTCTTGTCCATCTGGTCGACGGCCCACCAGATCCCTTGCCAGTGACCGTGCCATGGTGCGTCGTCCCAGGGGAAGTGTGATGCGGGTTGCGCGAAGCCGAGCTCGTTCACGGCTCGCTGGAGCAATCCGACGGCGTCGTTCACCTGGTGCCGGGTGAGTCCGGCGAGCTCGCGGACCGCTGGGCTGTCCCACCCTTCGGTGAGCCACTGGGCCGCGAGCATCGGGAGGTCTCGGTCCTCGACGATACGTCCTTGGGCGGCCTGCTCCGGGGTGACGTCGAAACGTGTCATGTCAGTCGGGCCGTCGTAGGCAGCCGCACAGCCACATCACGACGCCAACCGGGATGAGCAGGAACGGGCCGAACACCGTGCTGTCGTACGCATCGCCATGAGCGGCGAGCCCGATCGCCGTGAGGATGGCGCCGGCAACGACCAGTGCCGTCGTCTCCACGTTGCGGCGCGTCGGCCGGGCGTACGCGCGCACGGCCGGCAGCAGCGCGGATCCCAGGAGAGCGGCGCCGAAGACCGTCCAGAGCACGTCGGCCGCGTCGTGGTGATCGTGGCCGCCCGAATATCCCGCCATGACAGCAAGAGCGGGAATCACGGGGACGAACGCCCACGACGGTGCGCGCATCATCTGTCCCCGGTCGGCCGGCATGCGTCGAGTATGACGGAGGCGCGGAGAACGACAGCGCGGTTTCACTCCGTCAGGTGCCTGAGACACAATGGCCGTATGACCACGCCGTCGCCCGTCGAGATCGCGGAGCCCGACGTTGACGAGATCGTCGAGCTCGAGGATCCCTGGGTCACCATCGTCTGGAACGACCCGGTCAACCTGATGTCGTACGTGGCCTACGTCTTCCGCAACTACTTCGGCTACACCGAGGAGAAGGCGCACGAGCTGATGCTCGCCGTGCACCATGAGGGCAAGGCCGTTGTCTCGAGCGGCAGCCGCGAGCAGATGGAACGCCACGTGCAGGCCATGCACGAGTACGGCCTGTGGGCCACATTGGAACGGCAGGACGCATGAAGCCGTTCAAGAAGCGCCGTCGAGGTGGCATCACCGCGACATTCGAGGCCGGCGAGGCGCACCTGCTCGCCAGCCTGTCCGGCCAGGTCGTCGAGCTGCTGCGTGACCGCAACGGCGCCGACGAGTCGACCGCCGACCCCCTTGCGACCCAGCTGGGCATGGGCGGACCGTCGTTGCCGCCCGAGGACCCGGTACTGCGCCGACTGCTGCCCGACGCCTACCGCGACGACGAGGAGGGCGCGGGGGAGTTCCGGCGGTTCACGGAGCGGTCGCTGACGTCGGCCAAGGTCGCCAACGCCGAGGCGCTGATCGGCTCCCTCGTCGACGGCGGTCTCACGTTCGGCACGCCCGTCGAGGACGACGAGCAGCAGATCGAGATCGAGCTCGACGACGCCGAGGTGCAGGCGTGGTTGCGGGCCCTCACCGACGTACGCCTGTCGCTCGCCGTGCGGCTCGGCATCGAGGACGAGGACGACGCGATGCTCATCGCGCAGTCCGAGGACGAGGCGATCGCGGCGATGTCCGAGATCTACGACTGGCTGGGCTACGTGCAGGAGACGCTGATCTCCGCGCTCGACTGAGCGCGGAGCTCAGGCGCTGCGCTCCAGCTCGTCGAGCTGACCGGCGACGACGAACGCCACGACCTGGCGCACGACCGCGTCGTCGCGCAGGATCCGGTGGTGACCGAGCCCTTCGACGGTGGTGAGCTGGGCACCGTCCCACGCGCTCACGAGCTCCGTGGCCGAGGCGAACCTCGCCAGCCGGTCCGCCGGGTCGTGGATCACGAGCAGGTCAGGACGCTCGATCTCATCGGCGATGCGTACGAGATCGACCTCGTCGACGGCCAGGCCGACGCGGTCGTACGCGCGCTGCTTGAGCCGCTCGCGGATGCGCGGACCGAACCCCAGCCCGGCCTCGAGCGTTGGCAGGTGGTCGCCGATACGCACCATGGGCGCGACCAGCGCGAGCCGTTCGGTGCCGAGCCAGCCGTAGCGCAGCGCGAGCCCGGTGGCGAGACCGCCCATCGAGTGCGCGACGACCGCGTGGGCGGGACCGTGCACGGCCGCGACGGCGTCGAGTGCGCGACCCATCTCGACCGCATGGCCCTGGCCCGCGACGGCGCCGGGGCCGGAGCTGCCGTGGCTCGGCGCGTCATGCGTGACGACCGAGAACCCGGCTGCGAGGAGGGGCGGGACGAAGCGGGCGAGCTGGGTCTCGTTGCCGCCCCAGCCGTGCACGAGGTAGACCACCGGGCCGGATCCCCAACGGTGGCCGCGGACGACGTGGCCTTCGGACTCGACCTCGAACGCCGTGCCGCCGGGCGGCAGGTCGCTGACCGGGGAGGCCGGCAGGGTGAACCACCAGCGGTCGGCCCAGCGGGCCCCGAGCGCCGGTGCGACCAGCTCGAGCGCCCTGAAGCCGGCGCGGACGAGACGTTGAGAAGGCCGAACGGTCGTGCTTTTTTGTGAGGCTGTGACGGTCATGACGGATTCCTTTGCGGGTTAGGCGGCGTGCGTGACGAGTGAGTCGAACGCGCGGTGCACGCGTTCGAGGGCCTTGGGGTCGCGGAGCAGCCGTGAGGCGTGCTGGTGGGCGAGGGTGAGGGCGTGGACCTCGTAGGCGAACTGCTCGAGGTCGAGGTCGTGGCGGAACTCGCCCTCGCTGACGGCGGTGCCGGCGACCGTGGCGATCATCTCGAGCCAGTCACGCTCGTCGCGCACCAGGGCGTCGCGGACCGGACCGGGCTGGTCGTCGAGCTCGGAGCTCGCGGCCACGAACAGGCAGCCGCCCTCCTCCATCGACTCGGACCAGGTGACCCACGCGTCGAACAGGACCCGGAGACGGGCGACGCCGCGTGGAGTCTGCAGCGCAGGGCGTACGACCTGGTCGACGAACCGCTCGCGGGTGTGGCGCAGGATCTCCAGCTGCAGCGCCTCCTTGGAGGCGAAGTGGGCATAGAGGCCGCTCTTGGACATCCCGGTGTGCGCAGCGAGCTGGCCGATCGTCATGCCGGTGAGCCCGACCTTGGCGGCGACGGCGGTCGCCTCGGTCAGGATCGCGTGTCGCGTCTCGTCGCCCTTGGACATGCTTCCAGTTATAGCACGGTCGTTCTTTTCCTGTCGACTACTCCCACGGGCGTACGCCGGAATGCTCCGCCGGTGCGATGCCCCTGCAGTCCCGGTTCGCCTACCGTGAGGGCATGTCCGTCGACCTGAGAGCCGTGCCGCGG harbors:
- a CDS encoding alpha/beta hydrolase: MTVTASQKSTTVRPSQRLVRAGFRALELVAPALGARWADRWWFTLPASPVSDLPPGGTAFEVESEGHVVRGHRWGSGPVVYLVHGWGGNETQLARFVPPLLAAGFSVVTHDAPSHGSSGPGAVAGQGHAVEMGRALDAVAAVHGPAHAVVAHSMGGLATGLALRYGWLGTERLALVAPMVRIGDHLPTLEAGLGFGPRIRERLKQRAYDRVGLAVDEVDLVRIADEIERPDLLVIHDPADRLARFASATELVSAWDGAQLTTVEGLGHHRILRDDAVVRQVVAFVVAGQLDELERSA
- a CDS encoding GNAT family N-acetyltransferase encodes the protein MQLRDFETDDWAQVWPIVREVVRAADTFTYDPAMTAEQAYATWVQPPPGRTVVAHDGDAVLGTAHMNTNRPGPGSHVATASFMVAADARGQGVGGALVRDALDWARGLGYAGMQFNAVAASNTSAVELYERHGFTIVGTVPGAFEHPAQGRVGLHVMYAEL
- the clpS gene encoding ATP-dependent Clp protease adapter ClpS: MTTPSPVEIAEPDVDEIVELEDPWVTIVWNDPVNLMSYVAYVFRNYFGYTEEKAHELMLAVHHEGKAVVSSGSREQMERHVQAMHEYGLWATLERQDA
- a CDS encoding isochorismatase family protein — encoded protein: MKALIVVDVQNDFCEGGSLAVAGGAQVAADVAELLATKAYATVAATRDHHIDPGSHFSDDPDFVDSWPRHCVVGTSGEELHPPLEPAMFDEIFYKGEYAAAYSGFEGSSADGVRLADWLRAAGVDAVDVCGIATDHCVRATALDAAREGFAVRVLERLTAAVSPDNLPTVHREWADAGVAFSD
- a CDS encoding nicotinate phosphoribosyltransferase is translated as MNASTALLTDRYELTMLQATLRDGTAHRPSVFELFARRLPEGRRYGVVAGVGRLLDALEAFRFGAAELDWLREADVVDEDTIQWLADYRFSGTIWGYPEGELYFPQSPVLIVEGTFAESVILETIFLSILNHDSAIASAAARMITAAGDRPCIEMGSRRTHEGAAVASARAAYIAGFAATSNLEAGRTYGIPTTGTSAHSFTLLHDTERDAFEAQVRALGPGTTLLVDTYDIPEAIRTAVEVAGPELGGVRLDSGDLVALAAEVRKQLDDLGATSTRITVTSDLDEYAIAALAAAPVDGYGVGTALVTGSGAPTSGFVYKLVSREASGGEMVPVAKKSKDKVSVGGRKSALRRRDTGGTAQAEVIGIDLTPVDDGDDRTLLVELVRDGVRVHHETLDDARGRLRASLAELPQSAMQLMRGEPAIDTVYEERT
- a CDS encoding TetR/AcrR family transcriptional regulator; amino-acid sequence: MSKGDETRHAILTEATAVAAKVGLTGMTIGQLAAHTGMSKSGLYAHFASKEALQLEILRHTRERFVDQVVRPALQTPRGVARLRVLFDAWVTWSESMEEGGCLFVAASSELDDQPGPVRDALVRDERDWLEMIATVAGTAVSEGEFRHDLDLEQFAYEVHALTLAHQHASRLLRDPKALERVHRAFDSLVTHAA
- a CDS encoding GNAT family N-acetyltransferase, with product MGNDYLDLPIDPASRERLAAEGLRLELVDISDKPAFAAWARAESRGFHSPLQTDAAIEQRHGYFADRRITGVYDDSLPVPEEPVATTMVWPADLTVPGHRAVQSWAISDVTVAPTHRRRGVARALIEAELRTAQAHGAPIATLTVSESTIYGHFGFGPAALARDLTIDARRASWTGPRPAGRVHFVNADQLLEPGLALVERVRLATPGQMAYDGILWDRQLGLMVDDEVAKKQRHVRYDDEHGRMQGWASYTLTQNPDDFTQHRLDLLHLVTATDDAYAALWRFVLEMDLVSEVKAHLRPVDEPVRWMVSDFRAVKVAELDHLWIRILDVPAALEARTYAGPGRLVLGVTDPFGAGEGSLALEVDDAGEATVTSTDEPADVSLSIEDLAVIYLGGTSPRVLQSAGRLHGDAGKLETLFRSPVAPFLSIWF
- a CDS encoding DUF2017 domain-containing protein, producing the protein MKPFKKRRRGGITATFEAGEAHLLASLSGQVVELLRDRNGADESTADPLATQLGMGGPSLPPEDPVLRRLLPDAYRDDEEGAGEFRRFTERSLTSAKVANAEALIGSLVDGGLTFGTPVEDDEQQIEIELDDAEVQAWLRALTDVRLSLAVRLGIEDEDDAMLIAQSEDEAIAAMSEIYDWLGYVQETLISALD